One genomic segment of Ricinus communis isolate WT05 ecotype wild-type chromosome 3, ASM1957865v1, whole genome shotgun sequence includes these proteins:
- the LOC125369529 gene encoding uncharacterized protein LOC125369529, producing MVKKLGLNLIPHPRPYRLLWLNNYDEIKGNKQAFVPFIRGRYTCEALCDIVPMHACHVLLGRPWQFDRKAHHDGFLNSYSFMEEGRKVTLAPLSPNEVYDDQSRLEKERVDIENAKRVIEPPKNGKDSGNQASVQPKLKKGSLLAKEGEIRHVVHTDRVLFSVTYMDLYLNTANLDLPLSSMSANLLQEFDDVFPKEMSTGLPPERGIDHQIDFVLRAAIPK from the coding sequence ATGGTTAAAAAACTAGGACTGAACTTGATACCTCATCCTAGACCATATAGATTATTATGGCTTAACAATTATGATGAGATTAAGGGGAATAAGCAGGCTTTTGTACCCTTCATAAGAGGTAGATACACATGTGAGGCGCTATGTGATATAGTGCCAATGCATGCATGCCATGTCTTGTTAGGTAgaccatggcaatttgatagaaaagCTCATCATGATGGCTTTCTTAATAGCTATAGTTTTATGGAGGAAGGGAGAAAAGTTACATTGGcacctctttctcctaatGAAGTATATGATGACCAAAGTAgattagagaaagaaagggtTGACATTGAAAATGCCAAGCGTGTTATTGAACCACCCAAGAATGGTAAAGATAGTGGTAATCAAGCAAGTGTGCAACCTAAACTAAAAAAAGGTAGTTTGTTGGCTAAGGAAGGTGAGATTAGGCATGTAGTCCATACTGATAGGGTACTGTTTTCGGTTACTTATATGGATTTATATTTGAACACTGCTAACCTTGATCTTCCTTTGTCGAGTATGTCTGCTAACCTTTTACAAGAGTTTGATGATGTTTTCCCTAAAGAAATGTCAACCGGTTTACCACCAGAAAGGGGTATAGATCATCAAATCGACTTCGTGCTAAGGGCTGCCATACcaaaatag